A genomic window from Lotus japonicus ecotype B-129 chromosome 1, LjGifu_v1.2 includes:
- the LOC130733296 gene encoding polygalacturonase-like — MSPQTPIISFLIILTSLLLCNGYYIEEPLHETKYEQFGHYYNPVHEERLIKEKHEHFGHVTRANNRATPLFSRPGGTVSVDDFGAKADGRDDTQAFKKAWNEACSTGAVLVVPEKRVYHLKPITFSGPYQPNTAFMLHGTMEAWTQMSAYEGDRQHWIVFDSVTNFKVDGGGTFNGNGKNWWQKSCKTNNNLPCNNEPRPTAVTFYHCNNLRVKNVRFKDAQQMHVTFQECFDVDVSNLVIKAPGDSPNTDGIHVAKTQNIVIRNSVIGTGDDCISIVSGSRNVRATDITCGPGHGISIGSLGADNSEAEVSNVMVNGATLRGTTNGVRIKTWQGGSGYAKNIKFLNIKMQNVTNPIIIDQNYCDQAEPCQEQDSSVKLSNVLYQNIIGTSASEVAIKFDCSRTVPCRGIYLQDVILEPEGRGDTTASCENVRYVNRGKFFPRCSP, encoded by the exons ATGTCTCCACAAACACCAATTATCTCATTTCTCATCATCCTCACCTCATTACTCTTATGTAACGGTTATTACATAGAGGAACCACTTCATGAAACAAAATATGAACAATTTGGTCACTACTACAACCCTGTGCATGAGGAGAGGTTGatcaa AGAAAAGCATGAACATTTTGGTCATGTAACAAGGGCCAATAATAGAGCTACCCCTCTTTTTTCAAGGCCTGGTGGAACAGTTAGTGTTGATGATTTTGGAGCCAAAGCAGATGGAAGAGATGATACCCAG GCATTTAAGAAGGCATGGAATGAAGCATGTTCTACTGGGGCTGTCCTTGTGGTACCTGAAAAAAGGGTCTATCATCTTAAGCCAATCACTTTTTCAGGCCCATACCAACCAAACACTGCCTTTATG CTCCATGGGACAATGGAGGCATGGACTCAAATGTCTGCATATGAAGGAGATAGACAACACTGGATAGTGTTTGACAGTGTCACAAATTTCAAAGTTGATGGTGGTGGCACTTTCAATGGAAATGGGAAAAACTGGTGGCAAAAATCCTGCAAAACCAATAACAACCTT CCATGCAATAATGAACCAAGACCAACG GCTGTGACTTTCTATCATTGCAACAACTTGAGAGTGAAGAATGTGAGGTTCAAAGATGCACAACAAATGCATGTAACCTTTCAGGAATGCTTCGAtgttgatgtttccaatcttgtCATCAAAGCACCAGGGGATAGCCCTAACACTGATGGAATCCATGTCGCAAAAACACAAAATATTGTCATAAGAAACAGTGTAATTGGGACAG GTGATGATTGTATTTCAATAGTCAGTGGGTCAAGAAATGTTAGAGCCACAGATATCACATGTGGACCTGGACATGGAATCAG CATTGGAAGCTTAGGAGCTGATAACTCAGAAGCTGAAGTTTCCAATGTGATGGTGAATGGAGCCACCCTAAGAGGAACAACTAATGGGGTGAGAATAAAGACTTGGCAG GGAGGTTCTGGCTAtgcaaaaaacatcaaattcttgaaCATAAAAATGCAAAATGTAACAAATCCCATAATCATAGATCAGAACTACTGTGATCAAGCAGAGCCATGCCAAGAGCAG GACTCATCAGTGAAATTAAGCAATGTGTTGTATCAAAACATCATAGGAACAAGTGCTTCAGAAGTGGCTATCAAATTTGACTGCAGCAGAACTGTTCCTTGCAGAGGAATCTACCTGCAGGACGTGATTTTGGAACCAGAAGGAAGGGGTGACACCACTGCTTCTTGTGAGAATGTTAGATATGTGAATAGAGGAAAGTTTTTTCCTCGATGCTCTCCTtga